CAAACATCAGGCCCACACTGTGTCTAACATGAATACCAAACACCAAGCCCACACTGTGTCTAATATCAATACCAAACACCAAGCCCACACTGTGTCTAATATCAATACCAAACACCAAGCCCACACTGTGTCTAATATCAATACCAAACATCAGACCCACAATGTGTCTAATATCAATACCAAACACCAAGCCCACACTGTGTCTAATATCAATACCAAACATCAGGCCCACACTGTGTCTAATATCAATACCACGTCAGAGGGTGATTTGTTGATTGTAGTGGTTCCGTGAGTTACCTggtgaggaggaaggggagatggTGGTCTTTTCTGGAAGACAATGACAGACAATATTATAGGTGAAAAATAATTCAAGGCTGCCTCTTGAGTGGTGTGAGTTGACGCACACaagctcagacagacacagacatcaGAGAGATGCAGACCTATGACTCTAGGCACAGCCAGCAGTGCACTTCTCTCTGAGTGGCTCCACTCTGCTCCCAGCAGGGAACTGTATTGGCACTGGTACTGGTCCGTCAACGGGCCGTCCTGGGCAGGCAGGGATGAGAGAGCAAAAAAGGCACGATGTCGGGTAGCGGGGGCACTACGGGTGGCATCAGGGAAGGTACTTCCCAGGCGGTATAGAGAGAAGCGGGCACCGGGGAAGGCAGGTGAGCCAGTACACACCAAGGCCCACTCCCCAGCCtggctctggagagagagagagggcaccgGCAACAGCTCTGGGATGGCAGGCCCACCAgagaaaagatggagagagagtatgGGTATCAGATTTTTCTCACacacaatcctaaccttaaccattgggaataaAATACATAACTGACATTAGATCAGTGTCTAGCTGTAATTTCACCTCTCAACCAGATCTCTCACCTGTGACCGTGACAAGAACTGGATGACTGGCGGTTGAATTAGCCGGTCCCTGACGAGGCACTGTAACCTGGTAGAGGCAGGTGTAGGACCCCCCCTCGCCTCCCCTCACGGGCCCCAGGTGGAAGGCCCCGGTCTGGGCTGTGGAGTGGGACACCAGGGAGGCCTGGGGGTGGACCATGGAGCTCCCCATGGAGTGCGCAGTCACTTTAGCTGTCCTCAGCAGTAGGAAGGCCTCTGGTTTCGGGCTCTGCTgggagtgaggaggagggggggagcagTGGAAGGATAACGTCTGGCCGTGCTTCACCTGACCACCTGGGGGATCAACTGAGAGGATgggtgggagaagaggggggggaggagggggaggaggaggaggaggagctctaGGAGAAGCTACacctagacagagagagggagagggagagagagagatttatgcTGCAAttgtttatgtgtcggggggctagggtcagtctgttttatctggagtatttctcttgTCTTATCAGGTGTACTGCGTGAATTTAAGTTatttggtcatctatgaacatttgaacatcttggccacgttctgttataatctccacccggcacagccagaagaggactggccacccctcatagcctggttcctctctaggtttcttcctaggttccgacctttctggggagtttttcctagccaccgtgcttctacatctgcattgcttgctgtttgggttttaggctgggtttctgtacagcactttgtgacatcagcggATGTaggaagggctttataaatacatttgatttgatataaaggGGTTGTCATGGTGAAGTCTTCCTACTATAAGAAAAGTAAAGAAGGGAGCTTTCTTTCAACTCCAAGGAGATGAATTCAGGAGCTTGTTACTTTTGTAATACACTTTATCAAACCAAATTCACAGTTGTCTATAGGCACTGTGTACTGAAACTATACATTTAGACATGGGATATTTAGCAGAAATTGTATATTCGGTCTCTGAGGTAATGTGAGAACTGCCATTTAAGTTTACCCTCTGTTGTCATTCACACTTCCTGCCTTAACTGTCAGGCGTGATGTTTGTGGTTTCTATATAACCTACAGGGTGTAACAGTACGATACACacattcatgcacacacacacgtaaccaCTGAGAACACCTATGGCAGTTTGGCCAGTGGTGGTGGAGAAGCGGATGGGAGTGTTTATTGACTTCCATCACCAGAGGCTTTAAACCTAGCATAAACCTCAGAACCGTTTCTCACTTTGAAATAGCATTTCCATGTACAGTTACAATAAATTGCAGAAAAAGATTTCTGTGACTTTGATTTTCATCATTATTTATTCTCAACTGCCTGATCCAAAATCAGTATAAAACTCTAAATCTCACCTTGTTGTTTCAGAGTCAGATAGTGGCTGTATGGGCTATACATCCCTTGGCTGTTCTGATATAGGCAGCAGTATAGAACCTCCCGGGCTGaatcctccctcactctcactgTGAACTGGGCCTCCTGTCTCTCACTGGGGAAAGTCATGGTGTCCACCAGCTTTTTAACCCGGTGGAGTCTGAACAGGGTCCCTCCAGGGCCCTCAGGGGCCCGACAGACCAGGACCACAGCCCCCAGGCTGGTGTTTTCTACGGAGGAGGCCTGGGTGAGGGAGGGTGTTGGGGGGAAGACCGGGTGGAGGTCTGAGGATACTGTAACTGGGGAGGAGCAGTCAAGTGTGAGGCCCAGTAATAGTAAACACTGCATTCCACTAAACAGATAGAGGACACAGGAGGCTGCCGAGGGGAGAACGGatcataataatgtccggaacggagtaaatggaatggaaccaaacacctggaaaccatgtatttgatgtatttgataccattcgaCTAATTCCTCTGTGGTCactaccacgagcccgtcctccccaattaaggtgccaccaacctcctgtgatctaGGATCACATTACCCCATCCAAATAGACTACTTAAATTGTCAGGAAATAAAGATGACAGAACTGATGCCAAACATCAGTGAAATATCTCTGTAACTGAAATGGCTTAACTTCTTTACCCTGACATCTACAACATAAGTGTCAGTCAATTCATATTTAAAGTACGTACCCCAAAGTTGTAGATAACAGATGAGCAGAACAAATATCCAAAGTGAGAGATGGTATCGACAGACAAGCATCTTTGAAGGAGCAAGCAGTCTCTCTTCTGTGTGGATGTGGAAGCATCTGCTCTAGGTGGAGGCAAACAGGATctgctttttgtgtgtgtgtgtgtgtgtgtgtgtgtgtgtgtgtgtgtgtgtgtgtgtgtgtgtgtgtgtgtgtgtgtgtgtgtgtgtgtgtgtgtgtgtgtgtgtgtgcgcgtgtgtgtgtgaaaagtATGACAATGTCTTAAAATAGGACTTAGAGGAAGTACAACATACAGGCACACTTCCTTTTAAGGGGTTTGTTAATGGGATGTGAGATCATATAATAATAAACCAAGACCACAGAATGTCCCTGGTGTGGATCCATGCATATTGTACACAGAGCAtgagacatacactgagtatacaaaacattaagaacacttgctctttccatgacataaactggccaggtgaatccaggtgaaagctatgatcccttattgatgtcacttgttaaatacacttcagtcagtgtagatgaaagggaggaggcaggttaaaggaggatttttaagccttgagacaattgagactttgattgtgtatgtgtgtcattcagattgtgaatgggcatgacaaaatatttatgcgcctttgaacagggtatggtagtaattgccaggcacaccagtttgtgtcaagaactgcaacgctgctgggtttttcaaactcaacagtttcccgtgtgtatcaagaatggtccaccacccaaaggacatccagtcaactttacgaaactgtgggaagcattggagttgaACCTGTCTCCCCTTTATCTACgctgattgaagtgtatttaacaagtgacacacacacacacacacacacacattttgaatttgattttttgatttgagtcaacatgggccagcatccctttggaatgctttcaacaccttgtggagtccatgtcccgacgaattgaggctgttctcttTATGTAGTCTTCACAAGTTCATTAATCATATGGGTAAGTAGGCAACATGCACAGAGCAGACACAATGAAGTAGTGTAATGCATCTGGAGACGCCTTGCAGTACAACACTGACACCTAGTGGATGAGAAGTTGCACTGCCGTCCTGCCATAGATCATATAGAACTTTTATGGACAAGAACTGGGACAGTTCTGAAGCATAATAAAACCAAACTTGAACGCTATTTAAAGTCGAATCAATTGTGCTTTTAACATCATATTTCAATGGAATTCATTTATTTAGTCATATTTAATGTATTGCtttgacatttattaaacaaATGGATATATCTATTAGCTCTGGTCCATGGCAAGAGTGTGGGTTCCTCTACTAACCTCTACTAGTGAAGGACtgcgccctggaccagagctagataTTGACTTCAAAGTGGTGATAGTGCATTTGCTGCATAAACACGAGCAATAATAGAGGTGTCCACAGTGGagatgtcataatacccatacaacctagcggtcaaacagggaattGATTCCAATCACTTTTCCACCCTTCATTTATCTcgataggggattttagaaacacttaaaataagtgGAGAACTTCAAATATGCAGATAAAATTGAGGACTCCAAATATGATGAACACGTACTGATGCACtgctcgctaatgtccagtccctcGTTAACAAAGTCGACGAAATCagggcaagagttgctttccaaagagatacccaggattgtaacatactctgtttcacggaaacatggctagcTTGGGACATGCTGTCGGAGTGAGTACAGCCAACGGGATTTTCAGCATCGcgccgacaggaataaacatctctatGGTAAGAAGAAGGGATGGGTGCAAGTTTcataacaactcatggtgtaattgtaacaacatacaggaactcaagtccttttgttcacctgacctagaattcctcacaatcaaatgccgaccgtattatcaTCCAAGAGAACTCCcctcggttattgtcacagccgtgtaaATCCCATCGCAAGCAGATACCAAGACGGCCATTAAGGAACTTcatggactttatgcaaactggaaaccatatatcctgaggctgcatttattgtagctggggattttaacaaagctgatttgagaacaaggctacctatattctatcagcatatcgattgcagtaCACGAGCAAGGAACATGCTCGActattgctactctaacttctgcgatgcatacaaggccctccaccgccctccttttggcaaatctgaccatgactccatcttgtttgCTCAGACCACTttgcatgcgcagaccagctggctggtgtgtttacggacatattcaatcaatccctatcccagtctgctgtccccacatgcttcaagatggccaccatagttcctgttcccaagaaaaccaaggtaactgaactaaatgactatcgccccgtagcactcacttctgtcatcatgaagtgctttgagagactagtcaaggatcatatccccTCCACCCTAcatgtcaccctagacccacttcaatttgcttacagccccaataggtccacagacgatgcaatcgccatcacactgcacactgccctatcctatctggacaagaggaataactatgtaagaatgctgttcattgactacagctcatcactcaacaccatagtaccctccaaactcatcattaagctttagtccctgggtcttgaccccgccctgtgcaactgggtcctggacttcctgacgggccgccaccaggtggtgaaggtaggaaactccactgatcctcaacatttgggccccacaagggtgcgttctcaaccccctcctgtactccctgttcacccatgactgcgtggccatgcacaccttcaactcaatcatcaagttttcagatgacacaacagtggtaggcttgattagcaacaatgacgagacagcctacagggaggaggtgagggcccttggagtgtggtgtcaggaaattaacctctcactcaatgtcagcaaaacaaaagagatgatcgtggacttcaggaagcagCAGAGGGAGAACCCCCCCCattccacatcgatgggacagcggtgggcagtggagaaggtggaaagttttaagttcctcggtgtacatattaccgacaaactgaaatggtgtggtgaagaaggtgcaacagcatctcttcaacctcaggaggctgaaaagaattggcttgtcaccgaaaaacctcactaacttttacaggtgcacaatcgagagcatcctgttgggctgtatcactgccaactgcaactgcaccacccacaaccacagggctctccagagggtggtgcggtctgcacatcACGTCAAGGGGCtaaactacctgccttccaggacacctacaacacccgatgtcacaggaaggcaaaaaagatcatcaaggacaataaccacctgagccactgcctgttcaccccacttccatccagaaggcgaggtcagtacaggtgcatcaaagctgggacagagagattgaaaaacagcttctatctcaaggacatcgtattgttaaacagccatcactagcacagagaggcggctgcctacctacagacttgaaatcattggccattttaataaatggaacactagtcactttagtaaCGCCACTtaaagaatgtttacatatctcgcattacttatctcatatgtccACTCTACAGTGAGCTCTTTCTCGTCGAGGGGGAGAGCGGGAAGTCGGCTGTTTTATGGAGGTTGTCAAATACGCTGCCTCTATGCTCTGTAGTGTTCGAGTTTGGAATG
This genomic stretch from Oncorhynchus clarkii lewisi isolate Uvic-CL-2024 chromosome 13, UVic_Ocla_1.0, whole genome shotgun sequence harbors:
- the LOC139424501 gene encoding uncharacterized protein — protein: MLVCRYHLSLWIFVLLICYLQLWVTVSSDLHPVFPPTPSLTQASSVENTSLGAVVLVCRAPEGPGGTLFRLHRVKKLVDTMTFPSERQEAQFTVRVREDSAREVLYCCLYQNSQGMYSPYSHYLTLKQQGVASPRAPPPPPPPPPPPLLPPILSVDPPGGQVKHGQTLSFHCSPPPPHSQQSPKPEAFLLLRTAKVTAHSMGSSMVHPQASLVSHSTAQTGAFHLGPVRGGEGGSYTCLYQVTVPRQGPANSTASHPVLVTVTELLPVPSLSLQSQAGEWALVCTGSPAFPGARFSLYRLGSTFPDATRSAPATRHRAFFALSSLPAQDGPLTDQYQCQYSSLLGAEWSHSERSALLAVPRVIEKTTISPSSSPGLTGVDWPLVLGYLSVVVLFFIVLVGVGVAVQRKVKVMAEEKRKREGALLWAKLHSGDHVLDLTLKRVSITSQEWGNDDRAAETAFSRSPPWRTLSTFGNTPSS